From one Humulus lupulus chromosome 8, drHumLupu1.1, whole genome shotgun sequence genomic stretch:
- the LOC133798439 gene encoding histone H4-like: MSGRGKGGKGLGKGGAKRHRKVLRDNIQGITKPAIRRLARRGGVKRISGLIYEETRGVLKIFLEHVIRDAVTYTEHARRKTVTAMDVVYALKRQGRTLYGFGG; the protein is encoded by the coding sequence ATGTCTGGCCGTGGAAAGGGAGGCAAGGGCCTTGGAAAGGGAGGAGCGAAGCGTCACAGGAAGGTTTTGAGGGATAACATCCAGGGGATCACGAAGCCGGCGATCCGAAGATTGGCCAGGAGAGGCGGAGTAAAAAGGATCAGTGGGCTAATCTACGAAGAAACCAGAGGTGTTCTGAAGATCTTCTTGGAACATGTCATTCGTGACGCCGTGACTTACACTGAGCACGCCAGAAGAAAGACGGTGACTGCCATGGATGTTGTTTATGCCCTCAAGAGGCAAGGCAGGACCTTGTATGGATTTGGTGGTTGa